The Rhodococcus triatomae genome includes a window with the following:
- a CDS encoding response regulator translates to MTSSAGSPSSPPPFRVFLVDDHAVFRSGVRAELGREADMEVVGEAGTVAEAVAGINATHPHVVLLDVHMPDGGGVAVLRGIDAGPVCLALSVSDAAEDVIAVIRAGARGYVTKSISGSELAEGIRRVAGGDAVFGPRLAGFVLDSFTGRSAAPEPPLDPELDSLTPRELEVLRLLARGYTYREIAEELFISVKTVETHASNVLRKTQQSNRNALTRWAHKRRID, encoded by the coding sequence GTGACATCTTCCGCCGGATCTCCGTCGTCCCCACCGCCTTTCCGAGTATTCCTGGTCGACGACCACGCTGTGTTCCGGTCCGGTGTCCGGGCCGAGCTGGGCCGCGAAGCCGATATGGAGGTCGTCGGTGAGGCGGGCACCGTCGCCGAGGCGGTCGCCGGGATCAACGCCACGCACCCGCACGTCGTCCTCCTCGATGTGCACATGCCGGACGGTGGTGGTGTGGCGGTGCTCCGCGGGATCGATGCGGGGCCGGTGTGTCTGGCACTCAGCGTCTCGGATGCGGCCGAGGACGTCATCGCCGTGATCCGGGCCGGGGCGCGCGGATACGTCACGAAGTCGATCTCCGGATCGGAACTGGCCGAGGGGATCCGCCGCGTCGCCGGCGGGGACGCGGTCTTCGGGCCGCGGCTGGCCGGGTTCGTGCTGGACTCGTTCACGGGACGTTCCGCGGCGCCCGAGCCGCCGTTGGACCCGGAGCTGGATTCGCTGACGCCCCGCGAGCTCGAGGTGCTCCGCCTGCTCGCCCGCGGGTACACCTACCGGGAGATCGCGGAGGAACTGTTCATCTCCGTGAAGACCGTGGAGACACACGCATCGAACGTGCTGCGCAAGACGCAGCAGTCCAATCGGAATGCACTCACCCGCTGGGCACACAAGCGCCGGATCGACTGA
- a CDS encoding GuaB3 family IMP dehydrogenase-related protein has translation MRDLVEIGMGRTARRSYELDDIDIVPSRRTRSSKEVSTSWQLDAYRFDIPVLAHPTDALVSPAFAIELGKRGGLGVINGEGLWGRHADVEVKLAQLAELADEDVDADAPVRLLQELHAAPLQPGLLAAAVAQVRDAGITTAVRVSPQNARALTPLLLEAGIDLLVVHGTIISAEHVAHGDSEPLNLKTFISELDVPVVAGGVIDHRTALHLMRTGAAGVIVGYGSAQGATTTGEVLGIGVPMATAIADAAAARRDYLDETGGRYVHVIADGDIASSGDLAKAIACGADAAVLGAPLAVAAEAPGGGWYWPSAAAHPSVPRGALLPVSFGERPSLDEVLTGPSTDPFGSLNFVGGLRRSMAKSGYSDLKEFQKVGLTVRG, from the coding sequence GTGCGCGACCTCGTTGAAATCGGCATGGGCCGCACGGCCCGACGCAGCTACGAGTTGGACGACATCGACATCGTCCCCTCGCGGCGGACCCGTTCCTCCAAGGAGGTGTCCACGTCCTGGCAGCTCGATGCCTACCGGTTCGACATCCCGGTCCTCGCGCATCCCACCGACGCGCTGGTCTCGCCGGCGTTCGCGATCGAGTTGGGCAAGCGCGGCGGTCTGGGTGTGATCAACGGTGAGGGGCTCTGGGGCCGGCACGCCGACGTCGAGGTCAAGCTCGCGCAGCTCGCCGAGCTGGCGGACGAGGACGTCGATGCCGACGCGCCCGTGCGTCTGCTGCAGGAGTTGCATGCCGCTCCGCTGCAGCCGGGGCTGTTGGCGGCCGCGGTCGCGCAGGTCCGCGACGCCGGGATCACCACCGCCGTGCGGGTGAGCCCGCAGAACGCGCGGGCGCTGACCCCGTTGCTGCTCGAGGCCGGTATCGACCTGCTCGTCGTGCACGGGACGATCATCTCGGCCGAGCACGTCGCGCACGGTGACAGCGAGCCGCTGAACCTCAAGACGTTCATCTCCGAGCTCGACGTGCCGGTGGTGGCCGGCGGCGTCATCGATCATCGGACCGCGCTGCATCTGATGCGCACCGGTGCGGCGGGCGTGATCGTCGGATACGGCTCGGCTCAGGGCGCGACGACCACCGGGGAAGTCCTCGGAATCGGTGTGCCGATGGCGACCGCCATCGCGGACGCGGCCGCAGCGCGGCGGGACTACCTGGACGAGACGGGTGGCCGGTACGTGCACGTCATCGCGGACGGGGACATCGCCTCCTCGGGCGATCTCGCCAAGGCGATCGCGTGCGGCGCGGACGCCGCCGTGCTCGGCGCGCCACTGGCTGTGGCGGCGGAGGCTCCGGGCGGGGGCTGGTACTGGCCGTCCGCTGCCGCGCACCCGTCGGTTCCGCGCGGAGCGCTGCTGCCGGTGTCGTTCGGCGAGCGTCCCTCGCTCGACGAGGTGCTCACCGGGCCGTCGACGGACCCGTTCGGGTCGCTCAACTTCGTCGGCGGCCTGCGCCGGTCGATGGCCAAGTCCGGGTACTCCGATCTCAAGGAGTTCCAGAAGGTGGGCCTGACCGTCCGCGGCTGA
- a CDS encoding ATP-binding protein — MPRSGGSGSIDAVQPVPDPYPQASGAAVVPRGGELAAPRLERRAGGRIVAGVAGGVADHLGVDVLKVRVAFALLSFLAGSGIVAYGLLWIFTPQGSDTDQVSGPERRQAIGLIALGLGGSVALSWLFSGRAGSVVGPVIVIGIGAALVWREFDSDGPRTVIGLPQRPTVLTWARVVSGATLIVLGLGVVVLAQVDIEALRSSLLAVVVTLIGAALLTVPLWLRLWRALNAERAARIRTDEREEIASHLHDSVLQTLALIQKQSDNQQEVARLARGQERELRRWLFGGGEADHSSLAEGLRTIAGEVEDQHGVTVRPVTVGDVQLDDDKTGEGLSRERFTAVLGATREALVNAAKHSGQTDINLYMEAEADQVGIFVRDRGKGFDPEAVATDRQGLAKSITARVERRGGTVDVRSSVGKGTEIRIHMPRNGEHHGVDGQERGAGQERTGEQQVQVAAEQPESTDLQYGESRIHAESRPHPEEQPQ, encoded by the coding sequence ATGCCCCGATCCGGCGGATCGGGCAGTATCGATGCTGTGCAACCTGTGCCTGATCCCTATCCACAGGCGAGTGGTGCCGCTGTCGTCCCGCGCGGCGGCGAGCTCGCCGCGCCACGTCTCGAACGCCGGGCCGGTGGCCGGATCGTGGCGGGTGTCGCGGGTGGTGTCGCCGATCATCTCGGCGTCGACGTCCTCAAGGTTCGGGTGGCGTTCGCACTGCTGTCCTTCCTCGCCGGTTCCGGGATCGTCGCCTACGGGCTGCTGTGGATCTTCACGCCTCAGGGGTCGGACACCGATCAGGTCTCGGGACCGGAGCGACGGCAGGCGATCGGCCTGATCGCCCTCGGGCTGGGCGGCTCGGTGGCGTTGTCGTGGCTGTTCAGCGGCCGGGCCGGGTCGGTCGTGGGTCCGGTGATCGTGATCGGTATCGGTGCCGCCCTGGTGTGGCGCGAGTTCGACAGCGACGGCCCGCGCACCGTCATCGGGCTCCCACAACGGCCCACCGTGCTCACCTGGGCGCGGGTGGTCAGCGGTGCCACGCTGATCGTGCTCGGCCTCGGCGTCGTGGTGCTGGCCCAGGTGGACATCGAGGCGCTGCGGTCGTCGCTGCTCGCGGTGGTGGTGACCCTGATCGGTGCGGCGCTGCTCACCGTGCCCCTCTGGTTGCGGCTGTGGCGGGCACTGAACGCCGAGCGGGCGGCCCGAATCCGCACCGACGAGCGCGAGGAGATCGCCTCGCACCTGCACGATTCGGTGCTGCAGACGCTCGCACTGATCCAGAAGCAGTCGGACAACCAGCAGGAGGTGGCCCGGCTGGCCCGCGGACAGGAACGCGAGCTGCGGCGCTGGTTGTTCGGGGGCGGCGAAGCCGACCATTCGAGCCTGGCGGAGGGGCTGCGCACCATCGCGGGCGAGGTCGAGGACCAGCACGGGGTGACGGTCCGGCCGGTCACGGTGGGGGACGTCCAGCTCGACGACGACAAGACGGGCGAAGGTCTGTCCCGGGAACGTTTCACCGCCGTGCTCGGCGCCACCCGCGAGGCGCTGGTGAACGCCGCGAAGCACTCGGGGCAGACCGACATCAACCTCTACATGGAGGCGGAAGCCGATCAGGTCGGTATCTTCGTCCGCGACCGCGGGAAGGGGTTCGATCCGGAGGCAGTCGCGACGGACCGGCAGGGCCTGGCCAAGTCGATCACCGCACGGGTGGAGCGGCGCGGCGGGACCGTGGACGTGCGTTCCTCGGTGGGGAAGGGGACCGAGATCCGGATACACATGCCTCGCAACGGGGAACACCACGGTGTCGACGGGCAGGAGCGGGGCGCCGGGCAGGAGCGGACCGGCGAGCAGCAGGTTCAGGTGGCGGCCGAACAGCCGGAGAGTACTGACCTACAGTATGGGGAATCGCGAATCCACGCCGAAAGCCGACCCCACCCCGAGGAACAGCCGCAGTGA
- a CDS encoding TetR/AcrR family transcriptional regulator, producing MTAPRTRAVRGDARRNRERILVAARDQLCLDPRAGMSEIAEQAGIGRVTLYGHFASRKDLVAEVFRLHLAEAERIVSASDPGQSPPERLAEMIHTSWQVMAEVDGLIAAAETELGTEHVHADHARILGHVEELIRSGIESGHFRTAQSPRWLTHCFFALMHGTAAALRTTGAPTDSVGDDLTVTLSAALGADTASDPGA from the coding sequence ATGACCGCACCTCGCACACGAGCCGTGCGCGGCGACGCACGGCGCAACCGGGAGCGGATCCTCGTGGCCGCCCGGGATCAACTCTGCCTCGATCCACGTGCCGGGATGTCCGAGATCGCCGAGCAGGCGGGTATCGGCCGGGTCACTCTCTACGGCCACTTCGCGTCACGGAAAGACCTTGTCGCCGAGGTCTTCCGGCTACACCTGGCCGAGGCCGAGCGGATCGTCTCCGCTTCCGACCCGGGGCAGAGCCCACCCGAGCGCCTCGCCGAGATGATCCACACGTCCTGGCAGGTCATGGCCGAGGTCGACGGCCTCATCGCCGCCGCGGAAACCGAACTCGGCACCGAACACGTCCACGCCGACCACGCCCGCATCCTCGGGCACGTCGAAGAACTCATCCGATCCGGAATCGAGAGCGGCCACTTCCGCACCGCCCAGTCCCCGCGATGGCTCACGCACTGCTTCTTCGCGCTCATGCACGGAACCGCAGCGGCACTGCGCACCACCGGGGCTCCCACCGATTCCGTCGGTGACGACCTGACCGTCACGCTGTCCGCCGCACTCGGCGCGGACACGGCCTCGGACCCCGGAGCGTGA
- a CDS encoding PspC domain-containing protein produces the protein MTNRSFQDQIQDLWRTRPARLPSRGHVAGVCSGIGYRYGVDPVLVRVAFVVSTIFGGAGILLYLAGWLVLPKEGETASPAEALVGRGHSSDSGTKTVVLLVALAIAASTVGPAGVGLGGSGVIGLALMLGGLWLLYQRQPIPPAQPATLAPSAAGYPGGAYPTGQFPTTGFPTYGPYTRLPDHYVPERPPAPEPPKSPNVPPADPTGRPAGGKGETSASPEQQEPTSTSGPREPVPGARSTAGPATTPPAATGPQPPSWDPLGVAPFAWDLPEPKAEPLLPVAPKGPRSRLTPVTIGLAIIAAAVAGGIAAGTDADWLTPGRIGAIALAVIGIGLILGGFLRRGYGLLIVTAPLAGFVVLASLVGPIDFDQRTMGEQVWTPASAAALDPEYSIRFGSGTLDLRNTTLDEDTTVDVSSRFGEMIVVVPPTMNIVDHCETRFGNAECLTDGTVDGGTDGTDGPVLTINAESRFGSVEVRRG, from the coding sequence ATGACCAACCGTAGCTTCCAAGATCAGATCCAGGATCTGTGGCGGACGCGCCCGGCGCGACTCCCCTCCCGCGGCCACGTCGCCGGTGTGTGCTCCGGCATCGGATACCGGTACGGCGTCGACCCGGTGCTGGTCCGCGTGGCCTTCGTCGTGTCGACCATCTTCGGTGGCGCCGGCATCCTGCTGTATCTCGCGGGCTGGTTGGTCCTGCCCAAGGAAGGGGAAACCGCCTCCCCCGCCGAGGCACTCGTCGGCAGGGGCCACAGCTCCGACTCGGGGACCAAGACGGTGGTCCTGCTCGTCGCACTCGCCATCGCGGCGAGCACCGTCGGGCCGGCCGGCGTCGGGCTCGGCGGATCGGGAGTGATCGGGCTGGCCCTCATGCTCGGCGGGCTCTGGTTGCTGTACCAGCGCCAGCCGATACCCCCCGCACAACCCGCCACCCTGGCTCCATCGGCCGCCGGCTACCCCGGTGGCGCCTACCCGACCGGGCAGTTCCCGACCACCGGGTTCCCCACCTACGGCCCGTACACCCGGCTGCCCGACCACTATGTCCCCGAACGACCTCCCGCGCCCGAGCCACCGAAGAGCCCGAACGTCCCGCCGGCGGACCCGACCGGACGGCCGGCCGGCGGCAAGGGCGAGACCTCGGCATCGCCGGAACAGCAGGAGCCCACATCGACATCCGGGCCGCGCGAGCCGGTGCCGGGGGCACGATCCACCGCCGGTCCTGCCACGACGCCGCCCGCGGCCACCGGACCGCAACCCCCGTCCTGGGACCCACTCGGAGTGGCGCCCTTCGCCTGGGACCTTCCCGAACCGAAAGCCGAACCACTGCTGCCCGTCGCCCCCAAGGGACCGCGATCCCGCCTGACCCCCGTCACGATCGGGCTGGCCATCATCGCCGCCGCCGTCGCCGGAGGGATCGCGGCCGGAACCGACGCCGACTGGCTCACCCCGGGAAGGATCGGAGCCATCGCGCTGGCCGTGATCGGCATCGGACTGATCCTCGGCGGATTCCTCCGGCGCGGATACGGGCTGCTGATCGTCACCGCCCCGCTCGCGGGCTTCGTGGTGCTCGCCTCGCTGGTCGGGCCGATCGACTTCGATCAGCGGACCATGGGCGAGCAGGTCTGGACACCGGCCAGTGCGGCCGCGCTCGACCCCGAGTACTCGATCCGTTTCGGATCGGGGACTCTCGACCTGAGAAACACGACCCTGGACGAGGACACGACCGTGGACGTCAGTAGCAGATTCGGCGAGATGATCGTCGTCGTTCCCCCCACCATGAACATCGTGGACCACTGCGAGACCCGATTCGGCAACGCCGAATGCCTCACCGACGGCACCGTCGACGGCGGCACGGACGGTACCGACGGACCGGTCCTGACCATCAACGCCGAGTCCCGTTTCGGATCCGTGGAGGTGCGTCGTGGCTGA
- a CDS encoding FAD-dependent oxidoreductase, producing MGKQRATDYDVLIVGSGFGGSVTALRLVEKGYKVAVLEAGRRFADKDFAKNSWHVKDFLWAPALGFFGIQRVHLLRDCLILAGAGVGGGSLNYANTLYKPPSSFFQDRQWADITDWDGELSPHYEQARKMLGVVQNPHMTPADEIIKSVAEDMGAGDTFIQTPVGVFFGEPGKTVPDPYFGGVGPDRTGCIECGECMTGCRHGAKNTLLKNYLGLAEKAGAQIIPMTTVTGLREKADGTWDVLTRRTGPLKNRGRKTYTAGHVVLAAGTWGTQHLMFEQKEAGALSRVSDQLGVLTRTNSESILGAAKVKADPNLELTKGVAITSSFHPTSDTHVEPVRYGKGSNSMALLQTLMTDGGGRRWVKLIKEFWSQARTDPKALVALTPYKWSERTIIALVMQNLDNSITTYTKKGLFGRPKVTSKQGHGEPNPSWIPAGNEATRRIAQKIDGKSGGTWGEIFDVPLTAHFLGGCTIASDPSRGVIDPYHRVWGYPTLSIVDGSAVSANLGVNPSLTISAQAERAASLWPNKGEEDLRPAQGEGYRKLSPIAPVNPVVPAGAPAALSLPIVEVNAGGRRSRKKATDVA from the coding sequence ATGGGTAAGCAACGAGCAACGGACTACGACGTCCTGATCGTCGGATCGGGATTCGGTGGCAGTGTCACCGCATTGCGGCTCGTGGAGAAGGGATACAAGGTCGCCGTTCTCGAGGCCGGACGCCGGTTCGCCGACAAGGACTTCGCGAAGAACAGCTGGCACGTCAAGGACTTCCTGTGGGCGCCCGCACTCGGGTTCTTCGGAATCCAGCGTGTGCACCTGCTGCGGGACTGCCTGATCCTCGCCGGTGCCGGAGTCGGCGGCGGGTCGCTGAACTACGCGAACACCCTCTACAAGCCGCCGTCGTCGTTCTTCCAGGATCGTCAGTGGGCGGACATCACCGATTGGGACGGCGAACTGAGCCCGCACTACGAGCAGGCCCGCAAGATGCTCGGTGTCGTACAGAACCCGCACATGACTCCCGCCGACGAGATCATCAAGTCCGTCGCCGAGGACATGGGCGCCGGTGACACTTTCATCCAGACCCCGGTCGGTGTCTTCTTCGGCGAGCCGGGAAAGACCGTCCCGGACCCGTACTTCGGCGGCGTCGGACCCGATCGCACCGGGTGCATCGAGTGTGGCGAGTGTATGACCGGCTGCCGTCACGGAGCGAAGAACACGCTGCTCAAGAACTACCTCGGCCTTGCCGAGAAGGCGGGCGCCCAGATCATCCCGATGACCACCGTCACCGGGCTGCGCGAGAAGGCGGACGGCACCTGGGACGTTCTCACCCGTCGCACCGGGCCGCTGAAGAACCGCGGCCGCAAGACGTACACCGCGGGCCACGTCGTGCTCGCCGCGGGCACCTGGGGGACGCAGCACCTCATGTTCGAGCAGAAGGAGGCCGGTGCGCTGTCGCGGGTCTCGGACCAGCTCGGCGTGCTCACCCGCACGAACTCCGAGTCCATCCTCGGTGCGGCCAAGGTCAAGGCGGACCCGAACCTCGAGCTCACCAAGGGCGTCGCGATCACCTCCTCGTTCCACCCGACCTCGGACACCCACGTGGAGCCGGTTCGCTACGGCAAGGGATCCAACTCGATGGCCCTGCTCCAGACGCTGATGACGGACGGCGGCGGCCGTCGTTGGGTCAAGCTGATCAAGGAGTTCTGGAGCCAGGCACGGACGGATCCGAAGGCACTGGTCGCGCTCACCCCGTACAAGTGGAGCGAGCGCACCATCATCGCGCTGGTGATGCAGAACCTGGACAACTCCATCACCACCTACACGAAGAAGGGCCTGTTCGGTCGGCCGAAGGTCACCAGCAAGCAGGGCCACGGTGAGCCGAACCCGAGCTGGATCCCGGCAGGCAACGAGGCCACCCGGCGCATCGCCCAGAAGATCGACGGCAAGTCCGGCGGCACCTGGGGCGAGATCTTCGACGTTCCGCTCACGGCCCACTTCCTCGGTGGGTGCACGATCGCCTCCGATCCGTCCCGCGGCGTCATCGATCCGTATCACCGGGTGTGGGGTTACCCGACGTTGAGCATCGTCGACGGCTCGGCCGTGTCGGCCAACCTCGGTGTCAACCCGTCACTGACGATCTCGGCCCAGGCTGAGCGCGCCGCGTCCCTGTGGCCGAACAAGGGTGAGGAGGACCTGCGTCCGGCCCAGGGCGAGGGTTACCGGAAGCTGTCCCCGATCGCGCCCGTCAACCCCGTCGTGCCCGCGGGGGCTCCTGCCGCGCTCAGCCTGCCGATCGTCGAGGTCAATGCGGGTGGACGCCGGTCCCGCAAGAAGGCCACCGACGTCGCCTGA
- the guaA gene encoding glutamine-hydrolyzing GMP synthase, which yields MTEIEQQGPVLVVDFGAQYAQLIARRVREAKVYSEVVPHTATVAEIAERKPRAVVLSGGPSSVYAEGAPSLDPALFDLGVPVFGICYGFQAMADALGGTVTHTGTREYGRTDLRVEGGLLHEGLPRTQPVWMSHGDAVTAAPEGFEVTATSEGAPVAAFENRARRLAGVQYHPEVLHSPHGQQVLSRFLHEIAGIPSEWTAANIADGLIEQVREQVGDGKAICGLSGGVDSAVAAALVQRAIGDRLTCVFVDHGLMREGERAQVEQDFVAATGAALVTVDAADTFLSALAGVSDPETKRKIIGREFIRSFEGAVTDVLGARAAHGETVDFLVQGTLYPDVVESGGGTGTANIKSHHNVGGLPEDLQFTLVEPLRLLFKDEVRAVGRELGLPEEIVGRQPFPGPGLGIRIIGEVTRERLNILRQADSIAREELTAAGLDGQIWQCPVVLLADVRSVGVQGDGRTYGHPVVLRPVSSEDAMTADWTRLPYETLERISTRITNEVPDVNRVVLDVTSKPPGTIEWE from the coding sequence GTGACGGAAATCGAACAGCAGGGCCCGGTTCTCGTGGTGGACTTCGGAGCTCAGTACGCACAGCTGATCGCCCGGCGGGTGCGCGAGGCGAAGGTCTACTCCGAGGTGGTCCCGCACACCGCGACGGTGGCCGAGATCGCCGAACGCAAGCCGCGGGCAGTGGTCCTGTCCGGAGGTCCGTCGAGCGTGTACGCGGAGGGTGCCCCGTCACTCGACCCCGCATTGTTCGACCTGGGCGTGCCGGTGTTCGGAATCTGCTACGGATTCCAGGCGATGGCGGATGCTCTCGGCGGCACGGTCACCCACACCGGCACTCGGGAGTACGGACGTACCGACCTGCGGGTCGAGGGTGGCCTGTTGCACGAGGGCCTGCCGCGCACCCAGCCGGTGTGGATGAGCCACGGCGACGCGGTGACCGCCGCCCCGGAAGGCTTCGAGGTCACCGCGACCAGCGAGGGTGCCCCGGTCGCGGCGTTCGAGAACAGGGCCCGCCGCCTCGCGGGCGTCCAGTACCACCCCGAGGTGCTGCATTCACCGCACGGTCAGCAGGTGCTCAGCAGGTTCCTGCACGAGATCGCCGGGATCCCCTCGGAGTGGACGGCGGCGAACATCGCCGACGGGCTCATCGAGCAGGTCCGTGAACAGGTCGGCGACGGCAAGGCCATCTGCGGACTGTCCGGCGGTGTCGATTCCGCGGTTGCGGCGGCGCTGGTCCAGCGCGCGATCGGGGACCGGTTGACGTGTGTGTTCGTCGACCACGGACTGATGCGCGAGGGCGAGCGGGCACAGGTCGAGCAGGACTTCGTCGCCGCCACGGGCGCAGCTCTCGTGACGGTCGACGCCGCGGACACCTTCCTGTCCGCGCTCGCGGGCGTCTCCGATCCGGAGACCAAGCGCAAGATCATCGGCCGCGAGTTCATCCGCAGCTTCGAGGGTGCGGTCACCGACGTCCTCGGCGCTCGTGCCGCTCACGGCGAGACCGTCGACTTCCTCGTCCAGGGCACGCTCTACCCGGACGTCGTCGAGTCCGGTGGTGGCACGGGAACCGCGAACATCAAGAGCCACCACAATGTCGGTGGTCTGCCAGAGGACTTGCAGTTCACTCTGGTGGAGCCGCTCCGTCTGCTGTTCAAGGACGAAGTGCGGGCGGTCGGCCGCGAGCTGGGGCTCCCGGAGGAGATCGTCGGCCGGCAGCCGTTCCCCGGACCCGGGCTCGGAATCCGGATCATCGGCGAGGTCACCCGTGAGCGCCTGAACATCCTGCGGCAGGCCGATTCCATCGCGCGAGAGGAATTGACCGCCGCCGGGCTGGACGGCCAGATCTGGCAGTGCCCCGTGGTGCTGCTCGCGGACGTCCGCAGTGTCGGCGTGCAGGGCGACGGCCGCACCTACGGCCATCCCGTCGTGCTCCGCCCGGTCTCGAGCGAGGACGCGATGACGGCGGACTGGACCCGGTTGCCCTACGAGACGCTCGAGCGGATCTCCACCCGGATCACGAACGAGGTGCCCGACGTCAATCGCGTCGTTCTCGACGTGACGAGCAAGCCGCCGGGCACCATCGAGTGGGAGTGA
- a CDS encoding serine/threonine-protein kinase yields the protein MGGRYRLRSKLGGGGMGAVWLARDTLLHRDVAVKQVITTAGLDPEEAQATRERTMREGRNAAKLTHAHSIAMYDVALEGGEPWLVMEYFPSRSLAQAMNIAEALPALEVAQIGAQVADALATAHEAGIVHRDVKPGNILVADRGRPLGTVKISDFGIARAKGDTTDDDTGVITGTPAYFSPEVARGQDPTEASDVYSLGSALYTVIEGRPPFGVDSDSIALLHRVAKGEIHAPAKTGPVTDALLHMLEPDPARRPTMAQARDELARVVVGPAGKIDQILGAPVYSAAGTVPAWAHRSTPVPDSRRRPAMSTISGLPAVQHNTPLRNTPRPAGRIQWPPRPQVRPGMQPTLRDQLVAWAPVAMGVMVAILVLAAVVALFVLIDQP from the coding sequence ATGGGCGGGCGGTACCGGCTGCGTTCCAAACTCGGCGGTGGCGGTATGGGTGCGGTCTGGCTCGCCCGGGACACCCTGCTGCACCGCGACGTCGCCGTGAAACAGGTCATCACCACCGCCGGCCTGGACCCCGAAGAGGCGCAGGCCACCCGGGAACGCACGATGCGCGAGGGCCGCAACGCCGCGAAACTCACTCACGCACACTCGATCGCGATGTACGACGTCGCTCTCGAAGGCGGTGAGCCCTGGCTCGTGATGGAGTACTTCCCGTCACGCAGCCTCGCCCAGGCGATGAACATCGCCGAGGCCCTCCCCGCACTCGAGGTCGCCCAGATCGGCGCTCAGGTGGCCGACGCACTCGCCACCGCCCACGAGGCGGGCATCGTCCACCGTGACGTCAAACCCGGGAACATCCTCGTCGCCGATCGGGGCCGCCCACTGGGTACCGTCAAGATCAGCGACTTCGGTATCGCCCGCGCCAAAGGTGACACCACCGACGACGACACCGGCGTCATCACCGGCACACCCGCGTACTTCTCCCCCGAGGTCGCACGCGGTCAGGACCCCACCGAGGCCAGCGACGTCTATTCACTCGGCTCCGCGCTGTACACGGTCATCGAGGGACGCCCGCCGTTCGGCGTCGACAGCGACTCGATCGCGCTGCTGCACCGGGTGGCGAAGGGCGAGATCCACGCCCCGGCGAAGACCGGGCCGGTGACCGACGCCCTCCTGCACATGCTCGAACCGGACCCGGCGCGCCGTCCGACGATGGCACAGGCTCGCGACGAACTCGCCCGGGTCGTCGTCGGCCCCGCCGGCAAGATCGACCAGATCCTCGGCGCTCCCGTGTATTCCGCCGCAGGCACGGTGCCCGCCTGGGCGCACCGCTCCACACCGGTGCCCGACTCCCGCCGTCGGCCGGCGATGTCCACCATCTCCGGACTGCCTGCGGTGCAACACAACACCCCGTTACGCAACACGCCGCGCCCGGCCGGACGAATCCAGTGGCCCCCACGGCCACAGGTCCGCCCCGGTATGCAGCCGACGCTCCGGGACCAACTCGTCGCGTGGGCGCCCGTCGCCATGGGAGTGATGGTCGCGATCCTCGTCCTGGCTGCCGTGGTGGCGCTGTTCGTCCTCATCGACCAACCCTGA